The Phragmites australis chromosome 13, lpPhrAust1.1, whole genome shotgun sequence DNA window TCATCAAGGATTTGATTTGATCTAACTTGTGATAGATTTATATGGTGTTTTGGAGATACATATATGCTTGTTTCATGATGTATAGGTaatagatgcaacttgatggtcgatAGCTGAATGATTGaggccaagcggggtgcttagAGCCAGACGATTGAGGAGGCTGGGCAAagtcgagggtgatcctagttgtgcacatggagatcaagtaaagcTTAAAAGGAATGATGAAGgcgacgtgttgataaagtcaagcgaagtagataccggtgcaagtgacaaggttgCAAAAGGGATCGAGAGCTGGAGAGACTTCCCAActgtcaagatcgcaagatgtaGTATACATGTTACATCGAGATACTtacttgaggtcaaagcaagtagCTATGAGTCACGTTTTGATAAGAGTGCGAGGTGGTTTTGtggtttgatctcaaaaccgTGGAGGGGTGAAGTGCACGTGACATCATCACGGAGCTAGCAttaaggcgaagctaagtcgtgaagttATCATAGCCGTTCAATGAACAGGAtggaaaatggaccaaaatatcctGGTGGTAAGTATGATGCCATTGTAAGCAAGGAGTATTTTGGGTATGAGGAACTTTAAGGGCTAAGATacctctctagacctataaatagaggggtaagacATGTAGGAAATGTTTGAGTCAGCCATTTGAGAGCATTGTGATAGGTttaagagaagaggagaagatagacttagtctttgtaataggttataGTTATTGTAAGaggaaaatattttataatatgcTTAAAATAGAGCTAATCTATGTGCTTAATAAAGttttattttctcatatttGCTTATGTCCATCTCTTTATAATCTCTTTCTTTTGGTTCTCTTGGCTTGGGTGCAAGTCTTTCCAGCTTTCGAGTTATTTTTCGTTTTTCCTGTTTGAGCTTAATGTTTTCACCTTGTTGAGATTATTCTTCTTGTtattagaggtataaaattcacacacATATGTGTGATATTAAATTATCTTTCCTCTATTCTATCAacttaggatttttttttctctaggtAGCTCGTGTTGATTTAAAATTACAATCTTTTATGCACAAAGACATatgaaatggtcttgaatagaaccTATGAGTCATATATCATCCGTGGACTCATGTTGCCTCAGAACTTCCCTTCTTAAATATCATTCTAATGTTTTTACTTCTGCTGAGATTTTGAAGTGTGTTGGGTGAttaaataagagaaaattattagttttgaaataaatttgttgagacgtctattcacaTCACTCCAATCGCCAATCTCGATCCTGCACTTGCCAATgttaaatttccaaaaaaaaaaagtgttttcTTACATGCACAACAGAACTATTTATCTGCATCTCCCATGAAAATTGAAGAATTTCATTCAAAGTAAATAAAATATAGTGATGGTGTTTGGATTTTATTAATGCTTTAAAGCAATTTCATAATATAAGATAGTCTCCTTTGCATTTTGAGAGTTCCagtgcattttttttctcatgtcTCTACTTTCTCTCTTGCTAGCAAATATTTCCTTCTAAAATTACCGTACTTCCCCCATGAACGTTCAAACATCTCTTATAATCGACCAACTCCTATAGAACTTTAAGTCATAATACATCCATTTCATGTGTTTTCCCCAttctagtgtttttttttttggggctTCAAAAGGACCTTGATACATTTAAACACAACTATTCCATGGTGGTGCGGTGCGTAGTGGTGTTTTTTAAAGGTGCAAAGAGGATGCACATTATTCACTCACTTCACATATACACCACACACACGCACATGTGTGTGTTCATACACACTGAGAAGTGATTAGAAGGCTTGAGTCTTCATGTGCATGAGAATGTGCATGAGAATGTGCATGAGGACTGAACGCACATGCATGTGTGAACCCTACTAGGAAAAAACCCCAACGAGGCAACCAAATCCGATCAAGAATCGAACCCAGTGGTAGCGTGCACAACTACACCACTACCACCGCGCTACACGCGTGTTCTCATGCATAGTGGTGTTTCCAAAATGAATCAAGATATTCTCCCTTGAAGGCGCATCTAGTTAAATAATAACTCAACAAAAACCTGAAAGAGCATGACCTTATTTTTCCCTTAATAATGTGATGTGTCTTTTTCAAGTCACTAATAATGGGATATGAATCCCCAAGCACCAACCAGTGTGGTCAAAACCGAGCATGGGCTTAGTAATTAGTGAAGGTGAGTGTACCTTCTATTTATCATAgattaaatttcaaatttatttcttATATATCTTTTAGTAGTTGACGATGTACTTATCAATAGTGAGATGTATGTGATGACTTCATTAATAtttaagttttatatttttatcttcaGTAAGTACTATgtgaatatatatatgataatataaatatgtgtatatgtCATATAGTACGGGTTTCTTATAAAAGAAACATCTAGGAGGGAAAAATCAACAAAATGTTAATCATAGCCCATGGCCCCGCAGTGGACCCAAAGAAAGATTATAAACGCTGGGAGGGCGGGCCCACCCgcaatgatattttttttagtccCGCAATGAATTGGGACAATGAAAGGTCGTCCTCACCCGACCCAACGCCCCCCTTGCGTGGGAAAGCTCTCGCCgttttttcctctctttcatCTGCTGCCTTCCCTTCTCTCGTCTCCTCCAACTGGCGTCAAAACGCATCGTTTCGAGCGGGTTTTGGCCTCGGAGGAACGAAGCCGTCCCGGTGCAAGGTGTTGAAAGACCTCCCCGGATCCGGCGCGCCGGATGTGGACGGGTAACCGCATCCACCGCGTGCGCGCGTTGCCGCTTCGCGTAGTGGTGGCCTCGGGTATGGGCCAAGGATTGTGGCCTGCTGCCATGTCTCGTCAGCTATGGTTGCTTGCCAGTAGGCCATGTCCTGGGCATCCTTGTACGATAAATGCCTAATTCGTCGAGCTAATTGCTCCTGGAAATTCGCGAAGTCTTTGTCAGGGGTGCTTGATTGTCATATATACTAGATCAAACCAGGTGACCTCGCTTGACTAGGCCTACTCTGTAgattcaccttttttttttttaaaaagggcTTAGATTCAGCATGAGATGTCTAAGATAGTTCTAAAATCAGCATCTCCAGTGAACAAAATCAAACTGATCTACAATTTTAAAACGCTCAGTTTAACAAGTTAGAAGGTCAGTTTAACAAACTTGGGTTTGGAGCTGTTCATTATGGAGTAACAACAATCAACAAACTGCTGTCCGGACCACACTACAGAGAGAGCCGGCCGGGCTGGTTCAGAGAATCATAGTACATGCATGCAGGTGTTCACAGTACACTGATCAGATCAGACCACGAATTACAAGAGCAAATACAATGTATCGCCATTACCAGTCCACGTACAGAGTAGTAAGTGAGAAGCTacgaaataaaataattaaaattgcaACTGCTTAGCGACTCTTAAGACCGATTGCTTCGATCTTCTTCGTCCTGATGCCATAGGCTTTGAAACCGAAGGAGATGGTGCCCTCTTTTTTTAAGAGGGAGCATATATCCAAATGACTTTTGCCTTCTTTTCTGAAAGGGTGGAAACGGACGGGCGAGGACGGGGACAAGGCAGACCGGACCAGTGGGTAGCAGCGCCACCCCAGCTGCCTCGGCGGGATTCGTAGGAAGCGCTCGCCGGAGCTCGGGGGGGATTGCAGCCAAACGGTCCGACGTTGTCTCTTCGCCTTGTCAAGTGGGAGGCCGCGGTGACGTGCCAAACGATGTTTGGTTGTAGTTTCCTTAGACTCTAGGTTGACTGTCTTGGTATTTAGAGCATGTTTAGAttgtaattatatttattacGTTTAAGTTTAGTTATGTgtggtttgataaaaaaaaagtatggtTAATAAAGTTTTAGCTATAGATATGGCAAacttagttaaaaaaattaagtatatgaTATATGGGTTAAAAGACTAACAAAGTGTGATTTGATACGGTTGTCGCAGTTAATCAAATagttatctaaaaatatataatataactaAACTTAGACATTCAAGATTAAACTCAAACCAAATATAcccttaatttttttaaacacaAGTACAATTTATAGATACACACTTATATCATAACGTGTACGTACGGCTACTGAAAATTAAAGATGTAAATCATAGAGATTGACAAAATCACTATAGACGCTTTACTATCGATGAACAAGTTATCTACTACTGAAAGATTAGCAAAGTCATCGTAGACATTTCAAAGAGAGAAGACTTaacggaaaagaaaaagggatgGTAAGTCGCGAGGAGAGGGTTTCCTCTTATTTCCCGATCGTAGCAAGGATCACTGTTGTACTCGACCATGTCTTGGTAAATTTGAACTGTTAGAATGCCTCTAGCACCGTTTTATCTCAGAAGCAAGACTTAAGGAGTACAAATCACCTAAACTAATTTCTCGGAAAGTTTAACTTGAATTCAACCTAAAATGTCACCTATCATGCACGGATTATCTTGAATTCTGACATTCTGTATAGACCGAATAGCATATTATTATTAcgatgagaaaaaaagaagaagaaagataacACCGGGACATCTTTTGTGTGGTGAAAAGTGGAATTGTGCTCGGGTTGATACCCAATTTACCCATCTATATATGCACTGCATCTACAAAAGAGCAGACCATCTCCTTTCCAGAACGTAAcggtccaattttttttatagtgttgCTATTTATCGTATGTCTGAAATTTAGCTTTTGTTCAGTGATGAATATGAGCTCTAAGATCTTTATTCAACGGTATCCAAAGCACGCTAcagttctttttcttctctattgCCTCCCGCCTCTTCTTCTCCGATATGCTAGCGATACACTCCCTCACCTCCCGCTCTGTCTCCATCCATCTCTGAAGGTGTAGCgtcaccgccaccaccatttGTCTCGCTAACCTATCTCTACTCACCCCCACCCCACACCACCCAATAACCATCCTTTACCACCCACAATCAACATCTCGTCACTCCATTCTCACACCCACCTTCTCCATATAGTCGACCTTCCGCCCCAAACCTTCTCTAAACCTGGCAACCAAGAAAGTCCCCCAATCAACCCCGCTAAAAATTGTTCCTGCCTCGGAAAGATGCCGTCACCGAGCATGCCTCCTAAATTTTAGAtgggttttttattttatttaaggGACGAAAACCGCAAGTCCGTTTCGCTTTCTGCCCCTGTGGTTGCGTGACGTGTGGCGCGCACTCGAGGTCgaggagagcagagcagagcagagcagagtgcCTACACTGCTGCACCGTACACGTCAGTGAGTCGGATCGTGATCGACATGTCAGGCACGTCCGTTCCGTTTCTTCCTCAAATCTCGATGGCTCGAGAAGACGGCCCAAAATTGAATACAGCCCAACGATGACCGTCTATGCTTGGGCCCTTCCCGGCTCAAGAATCAGAATCAGAATCAGCAGTGCATTGGGAATTTCACAAGTACTTTGTGCGAACTTCACAGAAATCAATGTGAAACCCTCGTAGATCTTTTGAAATTTCCGCGTTCCAAGCATGAATATATCTTTGCGGACAACTCAGGAGCAAGATTAGGATGAACATCACAACAATGACACACTTGTTTTTCACCAGCAGCTACGCACTGCATGGACTGAATAGAGGCACCAAATGCTGTTGCTTAACAAGAGCTTTTGAAACTAACTGAGCATAAACAAGCAGATGCAGTGGTAATGATCACCTGAAGGAAGATGAAATGGTCGGGTGAAGAAACGGAAGAAAGAAGCAAGGAAAGGTGTTTGTTTCCACGGTATGCTTATCATCAACTCATCCTAATACGACTGACAATTAACTTACGAATCATGTAACCTTTTATTATCTACACCTGATGGCCCAGGGACAGCCTGCTGCGCATCAGCTGCTGGTACACGGACGCGGTTGCACCGGGGCCGTTGCCGCCGGCGCCGTGAGCCTCGCCCTTCACCTCCCCCTTGGGCACCACGAGCCCGGCGGGCTCCATCGTCTGCCGGTGCCTCAGGAACGGGTGCAGCGGCGGCGCCAGCATCGGGAGCTTCAGCCCCTCGACGGCCTCGAGCCCCGGGGGCATCGGCAGGCTCGGCAGCGACGCGGCCGCCGTGGGGCCGAGGGTGGAGTACGGGTAGTTGCCCATCGGCGCGAGCGGGTCCCTCGGCGGCAGGCCGAACGGCACGCCGCAGCCGCCCAGACGCATCAAGCAGTCCTGCACCGAGAGGTGCTCTGGCCTGCGCGCGCCGGCGTGGGCCTGGCCGGGCGCGGCCATCGCCGCGCCGGGCGCCGCGGAGCTCGGGTGGCCGCTGTTCCTCGCGGCGGGGACTTCGTGGTTGTGCTTGCCCTCGTACGTGGTGATCACGGACTCGAGGTCGTGCGACGCGCGCTCCACGTGCTTCCGCACCAAGCACCCCGGGTGCGTGCACTTGTAGTAGCTCCTGAACACGATCGATGCAAAGTGAGACAAGCAAGCAGAGAGCAAGAGCAATTCATGGAGCCCTGAAGAACTGTTCATGTTTCAGACAAACCTTGGGTTTGGGTTACCCTTGACGACCTTCTGCCCGTACTTGCGCCAGCGGTAGCCGTCGTCTAGGATGTCGACCTCGCTGGTCGTCTGGATCACGACTCGGGGCTCGCGGACAGCCCTCGATGCAGTGCTCATATCAATGGCATATGACTCCAGCTTCCTGAAACATTCAGAATAGACAAGTTTAGAGTGAGCACTGCTACTAAGCACGTACATCTGCAAGCTGAAATGCACACTTCCCCAGAGAGGGCCAACTACCAAGCTACTGACCTTCGTTTGGATTCCAGTTCGTCGCCCTCTGCGTCAGCACCGCCCTGGGACAAACTGCCATGAGTCACCCTGTCATCCCCGTCCACCTCGTCAGACACTGCAGACGTCACATCCACACCCTCCGGGGGCTCAAACCGGGCGCTGACCTGCATTGACGCCGACGAGTCACAGAGCTCACCCGGAACAGAGGGGGACGACGTCGCGTCCAGGCCGTCGCCACGCAAGTCCTGAACACTCGCATTGTTATGCCACAGCGGCCTCGCCTCCACTGCGTTTGGCTGTGATCCTGGGTTGTCGGTCCCGTCCGTTTGCGTGTCGCCGAAAGGGTGGACGGGCGGGACGCCCGGCCGGCGGCTCTGCGCAGGCTTCGGGTGGTTGTGCGTGCCCTTGTAGATGATCTCCGTGATGTGCCCCTCGTGCGAGCGctccaccttcttcttgaccTGACAATTCGGATGCGTGCACTTGTAGTAGCTCCGCGGGTACTCGCTGTGCTTCACCTGCTTCTGCCCATACTTTCTCCAGCTGTAACCGTCCTCCGCCGGCGCGGCGGTGACCATTGCCGGATAGTCTCCCCTCGCGTCTCCTTCCTCCGTCGGCTGGCCGTGATCCGGAGGTGATGCGCGTTCATTGCCTGCAGCGGTGTCAGGTGCAAGACTACTGAGCTTGGAGTCTTGAGAACCATTCTTCACAGTGGTCTGACCATTGAGCTTCTGTTGGTTTACTTGGCCCAGCAAATTGGCCTCTTGTACCGTCTGAATCTTAGTTTCAGTCTTGACAGAAACATGCGTGCTTGGTATTGATGGACGTTGATTGTTGCATAGAAATTCCTGAAGGAACAAAGATGTATTAGCTCCAAGAAAAGGCAATTGAAGATGTTGTCGGATTGGAACAAAGAAAATAAGACGGCTCATTgacattttgaaaaaaaaaatgtcatcaCTGCTTTTTTTCTAATCCTGATAGAACAGAGAACAAAGAAAAGCGGTTAAACAGCAAGGAGCAAAAACATCTACCGCAGAGCCACCGACTTAACCGTTTAGTTGAAAGGAATGAAAAACCATTTACATCGAACTTGTAAATTTATCTAGTTCCACCAGAATCTGGCTGGTCCCCCTGTTGTCTTACTCCATTTAGTATCAACAATAATGGGCAGGAGAGTAGTAACAGCATTACCAGCCACCTTGCTATATCAGGTGTTTCAAATGCTGACAAGAATCCACAAGATACAGTGCCCCaaccatttcaaaatattacacTCTGTGTGCCAATCTGTTACGTATGCAACCAATAAAAGACTTCCagaacaaaatcaaaattattAAACCAAGCATTCATCTAAACTTGCAGCAAAATTTTGGAATTAGTCATCACTGCCAACCGCATGGTTATATGAATATTATTAAGTACAGAAATACTTTCATCATTAGCACAGAAGCAGAATGCAATTTTTTGGAATTAGTCACACTGCCAAATGCATCAGGAATCTCTCAAGCACAGAAATATTTTACAGGACTAACCTATAAACTACTCAAATAGCAACTGACCTTCTTTTCTTCAGCAGTGTAGTGTGAAGATTTCGTCTCCAAAGGCTTGAAAGAAAATGCATCAGGACCATAGCCGAGTAGAGGACCTTCAAATCTAATAGGATCAGTGTCATTTTTACCACCAAGCATGAGTAACTTCCCCGTGGTTGGCGACGCTTGGCCCTGAAACAATGCAAGGAAGAAAACCATTGTTGTCAGGTAAGTACTAGCTTCAGTACCATTTTTTAAATTAATCACCATGATGcattattatttatatatagtTGTGCCAGTCGATCTCTCTGAAGACAACATATGTTTAGTTCATTTATATATGAATAAGGACAGTAACACACAAATTTCCTATCTCAGCTTCGATAGCAGTAGCAACCATTATGTTGGGCTTCCAAGTAGGGACATAGGGGAAGAAAATTTGGCTCTGTAATGTGGGGTGTGCATTGCTAGATTACTATGAAATGATTGGAGATTGGACATACTATTTCTGCTTTCAAGAAAACTATGGAAAGATTTGGATgatattatactattttttttgcttttgaaaAAACAATTGCAGCATGCTTAGAAAGAAGAGAATATGGATGCTGGAAAACCAAGCAGCACTGATCGTGGAGCCGAAGTAGAATTTTCACAAACTTCCAAAGAGGTCAAAAGTTCAGTAAAGCAAACATTCTTGAACTGCCAATTTAGCATCCCATAGACGAAAGCAATAACATTTCTGGTGCGCCTTCACACTGAAATCGTAACCTAGAGAGAACAACACATACCATGGCATTGGAAAGGAAGACTGGTGACTCCAACAGTGTTGCCGGACTCAGGCCAGGCGGGATCGTGAGATAGGGTGATGGAGCTCCTGTCATTGAATTATCAGCTCCAACTGCTGTGTTGAACGGCATGCTGAGCTTCGGCACGCTGAATCCAGCTCTTGCTTGCATCCTCTCGGCGAGGCTGCTGCCGGCACCAGACTTCTGGCCAAACTGCGGGGTCATTGGCAGTGACTGCCCTTCCTCCAGGGGTGAGCTTGTGGCGACTGACAGACCATGCTTCTCAAATCCAGCCTTAGCATCCTCGTTGCCTTTTCCTCCTTTGGtgtctggtggaaatgctccagTCAGGACGCTCGGCATCAAGGATTCTGGGCCTGGTTTGAGATCCTTCCACTCCATGGCTACATGGCCATCCATCTTAgctttgattgctcaacctgaTGGTTGAGAAATAATTACATTTTACAGAGCTAGGCAACATCAGGAAGGACATATTCAATGACGACATTCAGGAATCTGCTAACGGTAGCGATCTTTGTTTTGATGAATAGATATGCAGAAACATTGTCAATTGAAACAAGACCAAAGGAAATTAGTGAACCGAATCAGTTAATCTCACAAAAGTCTTAGGAGCAAGCACCACAAGCCACATGCATCAAGAATTGGGCTTAAGGAGCGAAAGAGGTGCAACCGGACTGCCTGCAACAACGATTTTATAGGGGGGGAAAACTCAAGTTCAGTGAACGAGCCAATAA harbors:
- the LOC133887864 gene encoding probable WRKY transcription factor 34 yields the protein MDGHVAMEWKDLKPGPESLMPSVLTGAFPPDTKGGKGNEDAKAGFEKHGLSVATSSPLEEGQSLPMTPQFGQKSGAGSSLAERMQARAGFSVPKLSMPFNTAVGADNSMTGAPSPYLTIPPGLSPATLLESPVFLSNAMGQASPTTGKLLMLGGKNDTDPIRFEGPLLGYGPDAFSFKPLETKSSHYTAEEKKEFLCNNQRPSIPSTHVSVKTETKIQTVQEANLLGQVNQQKLNGQTTVKNGSQDSKLSSLAPDTAAGNERASPPDHGQPTEEGDARGDYPAMVTAAPAEDGYSWRKYGQKQVKHSEYPRSYYKCTHPNCQVKKKVERSHEGHITEIIYKGTHNHPKPAQSRRPGVPPVHPFGDTQTDGTDNPGSQPNAVEARPLWHNNASVQDLRGDGLDATSSPSVPGELCDSSASMQVSARFEPPEGVDVTSAVSDEVDGDDRVTHGSLSQGGADAEGDELESKRRKLESYAIDMSTASRAVREPRVVIQTTSEVDILDDGYRWRKYGQKVVKGNPNPRSYYKCTHPGCLVRKHVERASHDLESVITTYEGKHNHEVPAARNSGHPSSAAPGAAMAAPGQAHAGARRPEHLSVQDCLMRLGGCGVPFGLPPRDPLAPMGNYPYSTLGPTAAASLPSLPMPPGLEAVEGLKLPMLAPPLHPFLRHRQTMEPAGLVVPKGEVKGEAHGAGGNGPGATASVYQQLMRSRLSLGHQV